From Thunnus maccoyii chromosome 21, fThuMac1.1, whole genome shotgun sequence, the proteins below share one genomic window:
- the trpa1b gene encoding transient receptor potential cation channel subfamily A member 1b, translating to MNFSREVARQTSCYTYVIEDEDPALANLNIFELSEKGDLALLENLVRKSPEVLKERDECGASPLHHAAAGGHVTLIQSITTVIDSKELNSCDEQGNVPLHWAVERNKAESCTALLDLGADPNVLNMALLSPLHLAVSHGHNNLVELLLSYNATDCNLPGDLGNTPVMLACSINNYEALSTLIKHGAHLCQQNKLGHYAVHAAAFAGAKTAMEVILKAGEELGHSAEAHINYLDKSMSSPLHLAVRGGNIEAIRLCIATGAKVDQQQNDRSTPLHLACTQGATEVVKLMLSSYDRVEDIINLTDGACQTPLHRATIFDHMELAEYLISLGADLNSIDCKGNSPLLLATSCGAWSTVALLLSKGANVNIKDGFGCNFLHLAIQQPKGLKNLPEDALQNSSVKALLSCEDNEGCTPLHYACRLGIHDSVKNMLGLSGQVGLACKSKDKKSALHFAAQYGRINTCHRLLETITDSRLLNEGDERGLTPLHLASTGGHTKVVQLLLRKGALFHSDYKGWTCLHHAASEGYTQTMDILLSANLKLLDKTDEDGNTALHIAARSGHVAAVRLMLARGAELILNKNDTSFLHEALQNGRKDVVNAVIDSDRCAEALILFIPGSSQRCPILDMIEVLPETYKHLLDRCVRESDDDYNSPDYHIEYDFKWLQAPLALQKATDKTLRCQPLAALNAMVQYNRIELLNHPVCKKYLEMKWVAYGSTAHVLNMFFYLLGLLPLTHLIVTLRPSINTTDTSEHSINMVPTSFIKQSLFLSWCMMMVLVVNIYSIAKEVVQISQQRWNYFRDYSNHCDWLSAIFSLLFIIPVMLNAEGSLHWQAGAMAVLNSWVGFLLYLQRFEGVGIYVVMFGEIMKTLVRIVMLFFYLMLAYSLAFHALMLNQKEFDSVPLSVMQTFVMMVGELNYQNNFLDAFLKNELPFGLLTYFIFVTFVLLMPILLVNLMIGLAVGDIAEVQRNAALKRIAMQIDLHTALEDKLPYWFMKRVDKPSITIHPNRKCSRHFIRQLISGEEDTNEVWSHVQAKSQSSTVIENELKKQKSRMKEMSSMLEKQHNLLKLIIQKMEITSEADECDGPVNIRGSMWPSLSQTKPRGRTVSRWVPLMKAIESKKN from the exons TCACCCTCATCCAATCCATCACCACTGTCATAGACTCAAAGG AGCTGAACAGCTGTGATGAGCAGGGCAATGTGCCCCTGCACTGGGCAGTGGAGAGGAACAAGGCGGAGAGCTGCACGGCTCTTTTGGACCTGGGGGCCGACCCCAATGTCCTCAACATGGCCCTCTTGTCCCCTCTGCATCTGGCGGTCAGCCATGGACACAACAACCTGGTGGAG CTCCTGCTGTCCTACAATGCTACAGACTGTAACCTGCCTGGAGACCTTGGGAACACCCCAGTGATGCTGGCCTGCTCCATCAATAACTATGAGGCTCTCAGCACACTG ATAAAGCATGGAGCACACCTTTGCCAACAGAACAAACTCGGCCATTACGCTGTGCACGCAGCTGCTTTCGCAGGTGCAAAAACAGCCATGGAAGTGATCCTGAAGGCCG GAGAAGAGCTCGGCCACTCAGCTGAAGCTCACATCAACTATCTCGACAAGTCCATGAGCAGTCCCCTCCATCTGGCTGTACGTGGTGGAAACATTGAAGCCATCCGTCTCTGTATTGCCACTGGGGCAAAGGTTGACCAACAACAG AATGACAGATCCACACCACTTCATTTGGCTTGCACCCAGGGTGCTACTGAGGTAGTCAAACTGATGCTCTCCTCCTATGACCGAGTGGAAGACATCATCAACTTAACCGATGGGGCGTGTCAGACCCCTCTACACAG GGCTACAATATTTGACCACATGGAGCTGGCAGAGTACCTAATTTCTTTG GGTGCGGACCTAAACAGCATTGATTGTAAGGGGAACTCTCCCTTGCTGCTGGCTACAAGCTGTGGAGCATGGAGTACTGTGGCTCTGCTTCTGTCAAAAG GggcaaatgtaaatataaaagatGGATTTGGTTGCAACTTCCTTCATCTGGCCATTCAGCAGCCTAAGGGTTTGAAAAATCTCCCAGAAGATGCACTGCAG AATAGCAGTGTGAAGGCGTTGCTGAGCTGTGAGGATAATGAGGGCTGTACCCCGCTCCACTACGCTTGCAGACTGGGTATCCATGACTCAGTGAAGAACATGCTGGGCCTCTCGGGGCAGGTCGGCCTTGCATGCAAGTCAAAGGACAAGAAGTCTGCCCTGCACTTTGCTGCTCA GTACGGGCGCATCAATACATGTCACAGATTATTGGAGACCATCACAGACTCTCGCTTGCTAAATGAAGGTGATGAGCGGGGTCTGACACCACTTCATTTGGCTTCAACAGGCGGGCACACCAAGGTGGTACAGCTGTTGCTTCGTAAAGGAGCTCTCTTTCACAG TGATTACAAGGGCTGGACGTGTCTGCACCATGCTGCATCTGAGGGATACACACAAACTATGGACATTCTCCTGTCAGCCAATCTAAAGTTACTGGATAAAACTGACGAGGATGGG AACACTGCACTCCACATTGCAGCAAGATCGGGGCATGTGGCTGCAGTCAGGCTCATGCTGGCTCGCGGGGCAGAGCTCATCTTAAACAAGAATGACACATCGTTCCTCCATGAAGCTCTGCAAAATGGGAGAAAAGATGTAGTCAATGCTGTAATTGACAGTGACAG ATGTGCAGAGGCTTTGATACTGTTCATACCTGGCTCTAGCCAACGATGTCCAATACTTGACATGATTGAGGTCCTGCCTGAGACCTACAAG CACCTGTTGGACCGCTGTGTGAGGGAATCTGACGATGATTATAACAGTCCTGATTACCAT ATTGAATATGATTTCAAATGGCTCCAAGCTCCCCTTGCGCTGCAGAAGGCGACGGACAAGACCTTAAGATGTCAGCCACTAGCTGCACTCAAc GCGATGGTGCAGTACAACCGCATTGAGCTCCTCAACCACCCGGTCTGCAAAAAGTACCTGGAAATGAAGTG GGTTGCTTACGGGAGCACGGCTCATGtgcttaacatgtttttttaccTGTTAGGCCTGCTGCCCCTAACTCACCTGATAGTGACTCTCAGGCCTTCCATAAACACCACTGACACAAGTGAGCACAGTATCAATATGGTGCCCACATCTTTCATAAAG CAAAGTCTGTTCTTGTCCTGGTGTATGATGATGGTCTTGGTCGTAAACATCTATTCGATAGCAAAGGAAGTGGTGCAGATATCACAACAG CGTTGGAATTACTTCAGGGATTATTCCAACCATTGTGACTGGCTTTCAGCCATCTTCTCCCTTCTGTTCATCATTCCTGTCATGCTCAATGCAGAGGGTTCATTACATTGGCAAGCAGGGGCAATGGCAGTTTTAAACTCCTGGGTGGGATTTCTCCTTTATCTCCAACG GTTTGAGGGGGTTGGCATATATGTTGTGATGTTTGGGGAGATCATGAAGACACTGGTCCGTATTGTAATGCTGTTCTTTTACCTGATGTTAGCGTACAGTTTGGCGTTCCACGCTCTGATGCTCAACCAG AAAGAGTTTGACAGCGTGCCGCTCTCAGTGATGCAAACCTTTGTGATGATGGTGGGAGAACTGAACTACCAGAATAACTTCCTGGATGCTTTTCTGAAAAATGAGCTTCCTTTTGGTCTTCTGACTTACTTCATTTTTGTGACCTTTGTTCTGCTCATGCCAATACTGCTAGTGAACCTGATG ATTGGTTTAGCAGTTGGAGATATTGCTGAAGTACAGAGGAATGCTGCCCTAAAAAGAATAGCCATGCAG ATTGATCTCCATACTGCCCTGGAAGATAAGCTGCCTTATTGGTTTATGAAACGAGTTGACAAACCCTCCATCACCATTCACCCAAATCGCAAGTGCTCCAGG CACTTCATAAGGCAATTAATCTCAGGCGAAGAGGATACAAATGAAGTCTGGAGTCATGTGCAGGCCAAGTCACAGAGCTCTACTGTGATAGAGAATGAGCTCAAGAAGCAGAAGTCCAG GATGAAAGAAATGTCAAGCATGCTGGAGAAGCAGCACAACCTCCTGAAGCTCATCATCCAGAAGATGGAGATCACCTCGGAGGCAGACGAGTGCGACGGCCCTGTGAACATCAGAGGCAGCATGTGGCCAAGCTTGAGTCAGACTAAACCAAGAGGACGCACTGTGTCTCGGTGGGTTCCACTGATGAAGGCCATTGAGtccaaaaaaaactga